A region of the Brachybacterium sacelli genome:
GCGGGGCGCGGGCCGTTCCGCCCGAGGCGGACCGGGAGTTCCGGCTCGACCTCGGGGCAGTGGACCGCAGGGGCATCGCCGGCATATTGCGGCCGGTCGCGGGGGCGAGCCCGGACAGCACGGTGGTCATGTCATCGCCGCCCCGCCCGAGGTGAGTGCGAAGGTGCCGCCGAGCAGGGAGATCACGGTCGGGATGATCCCGAGCACCACGAAGGCGGGCAGCAGCGTGATCCCGGTGGGGAGCACCAGGCGCACGGCGAGCTGGGCCGCCCGCGCCTCGGCGTCACGAGCCCGCCCCCGTCGCCCGTCCCGAGCCGCGGAGCGCAGCACCCGGGCCAGATCCGCCCCGGCCGATTCCGCGAGGACCGCGGACTGCCCGAGCGGGGCGAACTGGGGTGGAAGGTCCCCAGCGGCGAGCGCTGCGGGCAATCCGGCCTCGAGCGCGGTGGCCAGCCGCCCCAGCACCAGGGCATCCGGTCCCGCGGGCAGGGCCTGTGCGACTGCGGAGACGGAGCGGGCCAGGGGCAGACCGGACTCGAGAGCCCCGGCGATCAGCTCCAGCACCACCGAGGGGTCGACGTGGCTGCCCGCGGGCGGGTCCGCCTGGTGGATCAGGCGCCGCATCCACCACCAACCTGCCGCGGTCAGCACGAGACCGAGGACTCCCAGCAGGTTCCCGCCCGGCGAGGTGAGCAGCAGACGCAGCGGGTCCCCGCCCAGCAGCATCCCCAGCCCGAGCCCGGCCAGCGGCAGCACCAACAGGATCCGGGCGGTCGAGCGGGGACCCGCGAAGGCGGTGCGCCGGGCCAGGGAGGCGTCGTGGAGATCGCGCAGGGCATCGGCGAGTCCCTGCAGCATTCCGGCCGTGGGCGCTCCGGTGCGTTCGCACACGGTGAGTGCGGCGCCGAGAGAGCTGATCGTCTCTGAGCCGCGCAGGGGTCCCGGGGCCGCGCGCCGCGGATCCGCCCCGGCGGCCGCGGCCCGCGCCAGCTCGCTGAGCTCGCCCCCGGGCAGCGAGCGGGCGACCGCGTCCCAGGCCCGGCGGATCGAGGCCCCTGAACTGATCACGGTGGCCAGCTGCTCCACCATCCGAGCCACCTCGAGGGTGGTCGCGGCCGAGCGCTTGGTGCGCGGGCCCGCACGGTGGGCGACCTCAGGGAGCGCTGGCGGCGCCACCACCCACGCCAGGCACAGCGCGGCCAGGAGCGCCATGAGGATCATGCCGCTCGCCTCCCCGCCGCGGGCGCCGCCGTCGTCGCCGGGAGGGGCGCGGAACGGGAGCCGCGCTCCAGCCGCTCGGCGAGGGCGGCGGCGGCCGGACCGTCGCGCAGACCGTCCTCATCGACCCGCAGCGCCGTGGTCGCGCGCAGCATCCCGTCACGATCACGGTGGAGCAGCGCGATCTCCTCGAGCGCCCGCACGCCGTCGCGTCGACCGAGGTGCACCACGACCTCCAGCGCGCTGGCGACCTGTGCCGCGAGCGCGCCGCGATCGAGACCGCCGAGGGCGCCGAGAGCCTCCAGCCGGGCCGGCACATCGGCCGCGGTGTTGGCGTGGACGGTGCCGCAGCCGCCCTCGTGGCCGGTGTTCAGCGCCTGCAGCAGCTCACGGATCTCCGCGCCGCGGCACTCGCCGAGCACGATCCGGTCCGGTCGCATCCGCAGGCTCTGCCGCACCAGGGTGGTGAGGTCCACGGCGCCGGCGCCCTCGCTGTTGGCGTGACGGGACTGCAGGTGCACCACGTGCGGGTGGTCCACGGCGAGCTCGAGGACGTCCTCGACCACCACGATCCGCTCGGTGGGCGGGGCCTCACGCAGCAGCGCCGCGAGCAGGGTCGACTTGCCGGTCCCGGTGCCGCCGGTGACCAGGAACGGCACCCGGGCGCCGACCAGGGCCAGCAGCACCGTGCGGGCCTGCTGCCCGAGGGCGCCCAGCTCGCCGAGGGCCTCCAGGTCGAGGCTCTCGGCGGCGGGCAGGCGCAGGGAGAGGACCGCCCCGCCGGGGGACAGCGGTGGCAGCACGGCGTGGACGCGGATCCCCGAGGGCAGATGCGCATCTGCCCAGGGGACCGCGTCGTCGAGCCGCCTCCCGCCCGCGGTCGCCAGGCGCACCGCGAGGTCGCGTGCCTGTGGCGGGCTCAGATGCACGGCGGTGGGTCGCAGCCCGTCGGAGTCGTCGACCCAGACCGACCCGTCGTCGTTCACCAGCAGGTCGGTCACCCCGGGGCCGACGAGGGACTGCAGAGGGCCGAGGCCGTCGAGGTGATCACGGATCACGGCGGTGACCTCGAGGGTCGAGGCGGCGCCGAGCACCCGCCCCTGGCGACGCAGCACCCGGGCGATCCGCGGCACGTCGACGGGGCCGGGCGAGCGGATCAGGTCCTCGCGCACGAGATCAAGGAGCGTCGAGAGGTCCTCGTCCCCGGCGGCCCTCGACGCCGTCATGAGGAGTGCTCCGTGCACAGGCGGGCCATCAGGTGGCGGGCGGCGCGGTCGGCCCCGCGTCGGCGCACATCGAGCAGGGGGACCGCCCCGCGGGGACTGTCGCGGAAGGAACCGGCCAGCGGGAGGGCAAGGTCCTGGCAGATGTCTGCCGGGCTCAGCGGTCCCCGTCGGCGCGCCACGACCTGGACGGGGGCTTCGAGGTGATGCCAGCTGCGCAGGCGGCGGGCGGCGGCCCGCACCGCATGATCGGTGGTGGGGACGACCACGAGGAGCTGGTCGGCGTGCTCCGCCGCGGCGGGCACGAGGTCGGCGGCCAGGTCCACGACCACGGTCCCACCCAGTCGCGAGAGCGCCGAGATCACCTTCGAGAGCGAGGACACGTCGGGACCCACATGGTCTCGCGCCACCAGCAGGGAGACCTCATCGACCCGGGGCAGTCCCGCTCGCAGGGCCTCGCCGTCGTCGGGCCCGAGGCCGGCCGCGTCCGCCCACCCGATACCGGGGGACCCCGCGTCCTCGACCAGCAGGTCCAGACCACCGCCCAGAGGGTCGGCGTCGACCAGGGCCACCGGGCCGTGGGAGCGTGCCGCGGCCGCCAGACGGGCGGCGAAGCTCGACGTACCGGCGCCTCCGCAGCCGCCGGTCACGGCGACCACGGTCGAGACGGCGCGGGGCCGGGCGAGCTCGGCGAGCCGGGAAAGGAGCTCCTCGGAGCCGCCGGGCAGGGAGATCACGGCCTGGGCGCCGGCGCTCAGGGCCCTCTTCCAGGCGGTGACGGGGACCTCGGATCCTTCGGTCACCACCAGCAGCGGGGCATGCGACCCGGGCAGCGGGTGCTCATCGGCGGCGAGAGCGACATCATCGATGACGAGGACGGCGGCCCCGCTCTCCGACGAGGCGTCCGCGAGATCCATCCCCACCGCCGTGGCATGGTCGCGCACCTGCTCCCGCACCGTTTCGTCGGACCCCAGCCAGCGGACCTCCGGTCGCTCCTGAAGAGCCGGTTCGGTCGACCCGAGCGACCGCGAGGCAGGTCGCGGGAATCGCGTGCGCCGACGGCGGGGGACGGTGCCGGAACGGTCCGTCGCCTCGGTGGGGACAGCCGCGTCGACGAGGTCTGCCCGGGGCGCGGATCGACGGGTCGGTGGCGTCGTGGTGCTGGTCATGCGGCCATCGTGGCCGCGTCAGGAGCATCTGCGCACTGCGCCGTCCGCGGCGGTGGACAACCACCCGCTGGGGAGGAAGGACGCTGCGACCCCCGATGCTTGCACGCGCCCCGTCCCCGGCGTAGTGTGATGTGGACAACGACGAATACCGGCACCGGAACCCACGTGCGACTGGTCCCCGCAACGGACCGGCTGTGAGGCGTCGAAAGCGCCACCGCAGCCACACACTGTGCACGCCTGATACCGATGCAGATGGCTCGTCCGGAGCGGCGCCGCGACTGATCGCGACGCCGCTCCATCGCGTGTGGCGCCCTCGGGCACCTCGCGCAGGACGAGGTGGCCGGTCAGAACTCCAGGTCGACGACCACCGGGGCGTGATCCGAGGCGCCCTTGCCCTTGCGCTCCTCGCGGTCGATGAACGACTCGCGCACCGCCGCCTGGACGGCGGGGGAGCCGAGCAGGAAGTCGATCCGCATGCCCTCCTTCTTGGGGAAGCGCAGCGCCTGGTAGTCCCAGTAGGTGTAGATGCCGGGGCCCGGGTGATCCGGTCGCACCAGGTCGGCGTACCCGGCACCCACCACGGCCTGGAAGGCGGCGCGCTCGGGCTCGGTCACGTGGGTCTTGCCGTCGAAGAAGGCCATGTCCCAGACGTCGTCGTCCTCCGGGGCGACGTTGAAATCGCCCACCAGCACGGTGCGGGCCTGCGGATCCGCCGCCAGATCGCGCTGCCCCTCCGCGCGCAGCGCCTCCAGCCAGCGGAGCTTGTAGGCGTAGTGGGGATGGTCGAGCTCGCGCCCGTTGGGCACGTACAGCGACCAGATCCGCAGGCCGTCCCCGACCACGCCGCTGAGCGCGCGAGCTTCGATCACGCCGGATTCGTCCTCGGGCCAGGTGGGCACCGCCGGCAGCTCGGTGCGCACGTCACGGAGGCCGACGCGGGAGATCAGCGCCACGCCGTTCCACTGGTTCAGGCCATGGGCGCTGACCTCGTACCCTGCTTCCTGCAGGAGGGTCAGGTCGAGCTGCTCGGGCTTCGCCTTGATCTCCTGCAGGGCCAGCACGTCCACGTCGTGCCGCTCCAGGAAGGCGAGCACGCGCTCCATCCGTGCCCGCAGCGAATTGATGTTCCAGGTCGCGATGCGCATGACGCCGATCCTACGGGGGAGCGCAGATGCCCGTGCTTCCCCGCGAACAGTCGTAAACTCGGGCCATGGCGCGCGCACTTGTCACCGGATCGACCTCCGGACTCGGTCTGGAGTTCGCCTGGCAGCTGGCCGGCACCGGGCACGATCTCGTGCTGGTCGCACGTGACGAGGACCGCCTGCGCGCCGTCGCCGAGCAGATCCGCGACGTCCACACCGTCGACGTCGAGATCCTCTCGGCGGACCTGTCCGACCGGGAGCGGCTGGAGCGGGTCGCGCTGCGCCTCACCGATCCCGTCGACCGGGTGGACCTGCTGATCAACAACGCGGGATACGGGCTGCGCGGCGGTTTCCTCGAGATCGGCGCCGAGGATCACGAGAAGCAGATGGACACGCTCATGAAAGCGGTGCTGGTGCTGTCCCACGCCGCGGCCCGCACCATGGTCCAGCGCCGACGCGGCGCGATCCTCAATGTGAGCTCCCTGGCGGGGTACACCGCGGCGGGCCCCTATGCGGCCTCCAAGAGCTGGGTCACCGTGTTCACCGAGTCCCTCGCGATGGAGCTCAAGGACACCGGTGTGACCGCGACCGCCCTGCTGCCCGGCTTCGTCCAGACCGAGTTCCACGAGCGCGCCTCGATGACGATGGACGGACTTCCGCGCATCACCTGGCTGAAGGCGCCGTTCGTCGTCGAGCAGGCGCTCAAGGACACCGCCAAGGGCACGGTGCTGTCGATCCCCTCGGTCACCTACCGCACCGCGGGGGAGTTCTCCCGGATCGCGCCACGGCCGCTGGTGCGGGCGATGACCTCGCCGACCTGGTACCAGCGCCTCCAGCGTCGGGCCGTCCAGCGCTCCCGGCGCAAGGCCTCCCGGCGCAAGCTCCACGCCCCCTGGCAGCGCGACCAGGAACAGTAGAGCAGTCGCAGCGCGCCGCGGCCCGCTCCGGGAGCGCGCCGTGCCGACGGGCGCATGGACATCGCAGTCCACTACTGTGGAACCATGCCCGAGACCAGCACTGAGCCCGCCCCCTCCGACTCGATCGATGTCGCGCGTGAGCGCCTGCGCGAGCTGATCCGCGATCTCGCCGTGGTGCGCGGGCAGGTCACGCTGTCCTCGGGCGCTGAGGCCGACCACTACGTCGATCTGCGCCGCATCACGCTCCACCACGAGGCGGCACCGCTGGTCGGGCGTGTGATGGTCGACCTGCTGCGCCGCGAGGGCCTGCTGCCCGGTGTCGAGGCCACCGGCGGGCTCACCCTGGGCGCCGATCCCGTCGCCGCCTCCATCCTCCACGCCTCCTCGGCGACCGGCACGCCCCTGGACGCCTTCGTCGTGCGCAAGGCGAACAAGGCCCACGGCCTGCAGCGCCGCATCGAAGGGCCTGACGTGACCGGCCGGCGCGTGGTCGCCGTCGAGGACACCTCCACCACCGGCGGCAGCGTGCTGACCGCCTGCGAGGCGCTCACCGAGGCCGGGGCGCGGATCGAGGCCGTCGCCGTGATCGTGCACCGCTCCGACGCCTCCCGGGAGGCCGTCGAGGCAGCCGGCCACCGCTACCTCGCTGCCTACGACATCTCCGAGCTCGAGATCTGAGCGGCCGCCCCTCGGCCGCCGGGCAGTGGGGCGCGGGGAGCCGTGAGGAGCTGGGACAGTCCGGGTGAAGGTCCTGCGCAGTCGGTCACCGGAGCGGGCGGAACGACCGTGCGACCGCCTAGCATGGGCGGTGTGGCAGCGGCACCGAGAAGCACGCGCCGAGTGAGGATCCGGCCGACGGGATGACCTCGACGGACCGCTCCCACCGCGCCGTCCCGCCCGACGGCCCACGCCGGCCGACCGAGCTTCGAGGAGACCCGCATGAACATCGTCGACTGGGCCGTGAGCACCATGGACAGCCTCGGCGCCCTCGGTGTCGCCCTGCTGATCTTCCTGGAGAACCTGTTCCCCCCGATCCCCTCCGAGGTGATCCTGCCGCTGGCCGGAGTGGCCGCGGCCGGGCCGAACAACACCTACTGGGCGATGCTGCTGGCCTCGATCTCGGGATCGACCGTCGGTGCCTGGCTCCTCTACGGGCTCGGTCGCCTGCTCGGGCCCGAGCGTCTGCGCACGATCTTCCTGAAACTCCCGCTGCTGAACGTCCACGACTACGACAAGACCGTGGACTTCATGGACAAGCACGGCCACAAGGCCATCTTCTTCGGCCGCATGGTGCCGGGGGTGCGCTCCTTGATCTCCATCCCGGCCGGCCTGTACGCGATGCCGCTGTGGACCTTCACGCTGCTCACGGTCGCCGGCAGCACCATCTGGAACACCGTCTTCCTGACCATCGGCTACTACATGGGCAGCAACTGGACGGTGATCGAGCCCTACACCGACATCTTCTCCAACGTCGTCTACGCGATCATCGCCCTGATCGGACTGGTGTTCCTCGTCCAGCTGATCCGTCGGGAGGTGTCCCGTCGCCGGCTCGGCCTGCCCGATCCCGACGCGGAGGTCCTGGCACAGGAGGAGAACGCTCAGCCCAGCGGGGAGGGTGCGGAAGGCACGGCGACGGGGCCCGAGGGGCGCTCTGCGAGGGAGGGGAGCGGCCCGACGGGGCCTGGCCAAGGGGAGGCCCGGCCGGCGAGGACGACCCAGGACGGGGCCTCGGCGCGGTCCGACGGGCAGACCCGGTGAACCCGGGACCCGCCGCCGACGGGGACGCGAACAGCACCGCGGAAGGGCCCGCGCACGACGCCGCCGACGGCGGGGCGACGGATCCGCCCCGCGACGACGCCGAGCCCGCGGAGCGCGCCGTCGGGGTCGGTCCCCACCCCGAGCCGTGGCCGACCGACCCGCGCCTGGACCCCGAGCTGCTCTCCGGCGGCGACCGCCGCAACGTCGAGGACCGCTTCCGCTACTGGCGACGCGAGGCGATCGTGGCCGAGCTCGACACTCGCCGCCACGACCTCCACGTCGCCATCGAGAACCTCGAGCACGACGCGAACATCGGCTCCGTGGTGCGCACCGCGAACGCCTTCGCCGTGGGCGCCTTCCACATCGTCGGACGGCGTCGCTGGAACCGCCGCGGCGCGATGGTCACCGATCGCTACCAGCACGAGATCCATCACCCCGACGCCGCGGACCTCATCGCCTGGGCCCGGCGGGAAGGGCGCCCGCTCGTCGCGATCGACCTGGTTCCCGGGGCGATGCCGCTCGAGCGCGCCCCGCTGCCGCGCCGCGCCGTTCTGGTCGTGGGACAGGAGGGCCCCGGCGTGAGCCCGGAGATCCTCGCCGCCGCCGACCTCGTCGTCGGCATCACGCAGTTCGGCTCCACCCGCTCGATCAACGTCGCTGCGGCGGCCGCGATTGCGATGCACAGCTGGATCCTGCAGCATGCAGAGCTTCCCGAGGGGCCGCTGCGCTGACGGCGGTGTCCACCAAGGACCCTCGGCCCCGGCCCTCGGCCCGCGCTGTGGAACAATGAGTGCGATCGAACGACCCTGAGCGGTGCCTCGGCACCGCCGGTCGTCTCAGACCTCTCTTCAGCGAAGGAGAATGCCTCATGGCAGTCGCAACCCCGGATCAGTACGCAGAGATGATCGACCGCGCCAAGGCGGGCAAGTTCGCCTACCCGGCCGTCAACGTCTCCAGCTCCCAGACGGCCACCGCCGCGCTGCAGGGCTTCGCCGAGGCGAACTCCGACGGCATCATCCAGGTGTCCTTCGGCGGCGCCGAGTACCTCTCCGGCTCCACGATCAAGGACCGCGTCGCCGGGTCGATCGCGCTCGCCGAGTACGTCCACGCGGTGGCGAAGAACTACCCGATCAACGTCGCCCTGCACACCGACCACTGCGCCAAGGAGGTCCTGCCCACCTGGGTCGAGCCCCTCATCGAGTGGGACCTCGAGAACCGCGTGAACAAGGGCTTTGACCCGCT
Encoded here:
- a CDS encoding TadA family conjugal transfer-associated ATPase — translated: MTASRAAGDEDLSTLLDLVREDLIRSPGPVDVPRIARVLRRQGRVLGAASTLEVTAVIRDHLDGLGPLQSLVGPGVTDLLVNDDGSVWVDDSDGLRPTAVHLSPPQARDLAVRLATAGGRRLDDAVPWADAHLPSGIRVHAVLPPLSPGGAVLSLRLPAAESLDLEALGELGALGQQARTVLLALVGARVPFLVTGGTGTGKSTLLAALLREAPPTERIVVVEDVLELAVDHPHVVHLQSRHANSEGAGAVDLTTLVRQSLRMRPDRIVLGECRGAEIRELLQALNTGHEGGCGTVHANTAADVPARLEALGALGGLDRGALAAQVASALEVVVHLGRRDGVRALEEIALLHRDRDGMLRATTALRVDEDGLRDGPAAAALAERLERGSRSAPLPATTAAPAAGRRAA
- a CDS encoding DedA family protein — its product is MNIVDWAVSTMDSLGALGVALLIFLENLFPPIPSEVILPLAGVAAAGPNNTYWAMLLASISGSTVGAWLLYGLGRLLGPERLRTIFLKLPLLNVHDYDKTVDFMDKHGHKAIFFGRMVPGVRSLISIPAGLYAMPLWTFTLLTVAGSTIWNTVFLTIGYYMGSNWTVIEPYTDIFSNVVYAIIALIGLVFLVQLIRREVSRRRLGLPDPDAEVLAQEENAQPSGEGAEGTATGPEGRSAREGSGPTGPGQGEARPARTTQDGASARSDGQTR
- a CDS encoding orotate phosphoribosyltransferase; this translates as MPETSTEPAPSDSIDVARERLRELIRDLAVVRGQVTLSSGAEADHYVDLRRITLHHEAAPLVGRVMVDLLRREGLLPGVEATGGLTLGADPVAASILHASSATGTPLDAFVVRKANKAHGLQRRIEGPDVTGRRVVAVEDTSTTGGSVLTACEALTEAGARIEAVAVIVHRSDASREAVEAAGHRYLAAYDISELEI
- a CDS encoding type II secretion system F family protein gives rise to the protein MILMALLAALCLAWVVAPPALPEVAHRAGPRTKRSAATTLEVARMVEQLATVISSGASIRRAWDAVARSLPGGELSELARAAAAGADPRRAAPGPLRGSETISSLGAALTVCERTGAPTAGMLQGLADALRDLHDASLARRTAFAGPRSTARILLVLPLAGLGLGMLLGGDPLRLLLTSPGGNLLGVLGLVLTAAGWWWMRRLIHQADPPAGSHVDPSVVLELIAGALESGLPLARSVSAVAQALPAGPDALVLGRLATALEAGLPAALAAGDLPPQFAPLGQSAVLAESAGADLARVLRSAARDGRRGRARDAEARAAQLAVRLVLPTGITLLPAFVVLGIIPTVISLLGGTFALTSGGAAMT
- a CDS encoding TrmH family RNA methyltransferase; this encodes MNPGPAADGDANSTAEGPAHDAADGGATDPPRDDAEPAERAVGVGPHPEPWPTDPRLDPELLSGGDRRNVEDRFRYWRREAIVAELDTRRHDLHVAIENLEHDANIGSVVRTANAFAVGAFHIVGRRRWNRRGAMVTDRYQHEIHHPDAADLIAWARREGRPLVAIDLVPGAMPLERAPLPRRAVLVVGQEGPGVSPEILAAADLVVGITQFGSTRSINVAAAAAIAMHSWILQHAELPEGPLR
- a CDS encoding SDR family NAD(P)-dependent oxidoreductase yields the protein MARALVTGSTSGLGLEFAWQLAGTGHDLVLVARDEDRLRAVAEQIRDVHTVDVEILSADLSDRERLERVALRLTDPVDRVDLLINNAGYGLRGGFLEIGAEDHEKQMDTLMKAVLVLSHAAARTMVQRRRGAILNVSSLAGYTAAGPYAASKSWVTVFTESLAMELKDTGVTATALLPGFVQTEFHERASMTMDGLPRITWLKAPFVVEQALKDTAKGTVLSIPSVTYRTAGEFSRIAPRPLVRAMTSPTWYQRLQRRAVQRSRRKASRRKLHAPWQRDQEQ
- a CDS encoding exodeoxyribonuclease III; amino-acid sequence: MRIATWNINSLRARMERVLAFLERHDVDVLALQEIKAKPEQLDLTLLQEAGYEVSAHGLNQWNGVALISRVGLRDVRTELPAVPTWPEDESGVIEARALSGVVGDGLRIWSLYVPNGRELDHPHYAYKLRWLEALRAEGQRDLAADPQARTVLVGDFNVAPEDDDVWDMAFFDGKTHVTEPERAAFQAVVGAGYADLVRPDHPGPGIYTYWDYQALRFPKKEGMRIDFLLGSPAVQAAVRESFIDREERKGKGASDHAPVVVDLEF